ACAGCCCCGCATGGAGAATAGCACCTCGCGTATCGGCGAAACGCATCGCCGTTCAGAAATTTGCGGCCGTAGAGGGCCATCGTTCCCCGTCGGACGGCCGGGCCTCCCCGGCTTACCACATCCTTCAAACCTTTTTGCGAAAAATATTATACGTTATCCCCCGTTTGTTTTTTCGCATCGTTTCCAGAAAGTATTGTGACTCAAAAAGGGCAAAAAATCATCCTCGATTTCACCATGTAGTTTTTTCGTTTTTTTCTCCTTCATTTTTGCGTTCTCACTGGAGATTGTTACTTCTAATTTACACTCCATTGACGTTTTTATTACATTCTCTTTATACAATATTTCCCAAGCGGTTTCGCGCTTGGGAAAGGATGAGATCATGACGGGACTGTTTTTTTCATCCACGCTGATGTGGAATGGAACGCTTGAGCAGATGTTTCGGATGGCGGCCGAGCATGAGCTGCAGGGTATGGAGATTTGGGCGCAGCACTTTGAGGCCAGAGGATTTTCTGTGGACGAATATCTGCGGCTTTCCCGTCTGTACGGAACGGAGACTATCGTCCACGCTCCGAGCTGGGATATAAACATCGCCTCCATGAGCGATAAAATCCGACGGGGCTCACTAAAAGAGACCAAGAGAGCGGTGGATTTCGCACTCCGTATTGGCTCATGCGAATTGACCGTCCACCCCGGACACGCATCTCTTCCCGCGGAGAAGGAAGCTTCCTACGATCGTCTTTTCGACTCGCTGTGCGAGCTGTATGAGTACGCTTTCCCCAAGGGAGCTGCCATCTCGCTGGAAGTGATGGAAAAGCTTCCCGTAATGCTGGCAGACTCCGCCGAAAACATGAAGCTGGCGACCAGGGCTCTTTTCGGGCGCTTCACTTATACGGTGGACTCCGCTCACTGCGACGGCGAGGAAGAAGTATTTTCATTACTGCGGACGTTGCCCTCCGTATCGAAAATACACATCAGCAACCGATCGGGGCAGAAACTTCACACCCCTCTCTTCCGGGGTGACCACGACTTTATCCGGTTGCTGCCCAAGCTTTGGGGCATCGGCATTCCCCTCGTCATCGAAGGAATGGATTGTGATCAGGATTTCAGTTTCTTGAAGTCCACCCTCTCTTTTGTGGAGGACGTGGTGAAAAATCCCCGGTCCCGGTGTGCGGCGGAAAGAAAGAACGAAGACAAGGCCGTGTGCATGTGATCCCCCCTCCAAACGAAAGCAGAGCGACGAGAAAACATACTTCAAGGGAGGTAAGAAAGGTGAATGTAAAACGAATTGTAACGGGAGCGGTTATGGCTGTATTGCTGGCGGCCGGAATGGCGGGAATGGCCGATGCGGCTGGGAAAAGCGCACTGAAGGGTACAGTGGTGCTCTACACGTCCCAGCCTGAAAAAGACGTGGCGAAGCTTATCGGTGCCTTCAACGGGAAATATCCCGGCGTGACTGTCGACGTGTTCCGTTCGGGAACGGAAGAAGTGGTGAGTAAGATCCGGGCGGAAAACAAGGTGAAGTCCGTGCTTGCCGACGTGCTTCTCGTAGCGGATAGCGTCACCTTTGAAGGGCTGAAGGAAGAGGGGATGTTGCTTTCCTACGATTCTCCCGAACTGAAAGGTATTCCCGGGGAATACGTGGACAAGGACCGCACCTATGCGGGCACCAAACTCATCACCACGGGGATCATTTACAACACCGCCAAGATAAAAACGACCTTGACCGGCTTCGCCGACCTGACGAAAGAGGAATTCAAGAACAACGTCATTATGCCCAGCCCATTGTACTCCGGTGCGGCGGCCTATAATCTCGGCGTGATAACCCGCACCGACGGACTCGGCTGGAAATTCTACGAAGATCTGAAGGACAACGGCGTGCGGGTGGAGAAGGGCAACGGCGCGATCCAGACCGCCGTAGTGGCGGGTGACCGGGCCTGCGGCATCATCGTTGATTATATGGCGGTACGCTCCAAAACCAACGGTGCACCAGTGGAGTTCGTCTATCCCGTCGAAGGATCTCCCGCCATTACAGAGCCCATCGGTATACTGAAGACAACCAAGGTCCCCGAGCAGGCCAAGGCCTTCGTGGATTTTGTCTTGTCCGAAGAGGGACAGCAAGTGGCGGCCGACATGGGGTATACTCCGATTAAAGCTGGAGTGCCTGCCCCCAAAGGGTTGAAATCCATCAGCGAAATCAAAAGCATGGTCTATGATATCTCCATACTGAAATCCCACAGAGAGGCCGACAAGGCGAAGTTCAGCGACATGTTCCAGTAAAAACCGCAGATGACGGTGCGCGCCCTCGAGTTGAAACCTACATACGGAAGCCGTCTTTTCTCCGCTCTTTTCTCCGGTCTTTTCTACTTCGCGGTCTTCCTCGTCTTTCTGGCGCCGCTGCTGCGCCTTCTGGCCATGAGCTTCACCGAGGAAGCCGGGTACAGTTTTTCCCACTACACCCGGCTCCTCGCCGAAGGCAGAACAAGGTCGGCCATATTCAATTCGGTGATCATAGGGGTTTGTTCCACCGTTTTTTCAGTGATCTGCGGGTCCGTCTTCGCCTTTCTAACGGCATACGCCAACTTGAAAAGAAAAAACCTGGCGGAAGTTCTCATACTTATGCCCTTCATCATCCCTTCCTACGTGATAACGTTGTCCTGGACAGGTTTTTTGTCCGAAAACAGCGTGGCGAACCAGTGGCTCTCTGCTGCCGGAATAGGACCGGTGAATCTCTATTCCATGGGCGGCATTATTTTCGTGCAGGGAATGTGCAACATCCCTATTGTCTATATGATCGTCAAATC
This genomic stretch from Aminivibrio sp. harbors:
- a CDS encoding TIM barrel protein yields the protein MTGLFFSSTLMWNGTLEQMFRMAAEHELQGMEIWAQHFEARGFSVDEYLRLSRLYGTETIVHAPSWDINIASMSDKIRRGSLKETKRAVDFALRIGSCELTVHPGHASLPAEKEASYDRLFDSLCELYEYAFPKGAAISLEVMEKLPVMLADSAENMKLATRALFGRFTYTVDSAHCDGEEEVFSLLRTLPSVSKIHISNRSGQKLHTPLFRGDHDFIRLLPKLWGIGIPLVIEGMDCDQDFSFLKSTLSFVEDVVKNPRSRCAAERKNEDKAVCM
- a CDS encoding ABC transporter substrate-binding protein; the encoded protein is MNVKRIVTGAVMAVLLAAGMAGMADAAGKSALKGTVVLYTSQPEKDVAKLIGAFNGKYPGVTVDVFRSGTEEVVSKIRAENKVKSVLADVLLVADSVTFEGLKEEGMLLSYDSPELKGIPGEYVDKDRTYAGTKLITTGIIYNTAKIKTTLTGFADLTKEEFKNNVIMPSPLYSGAAAYNLGVITRTDGLGWKFYEDLKDNGVRVEKGNGAIQTAVVAGDRACGIIVDYMAVRSKTNGAPVEFVYPVEGSPAITEPIGILKTTKVPEQAKAFVDFVLSEEGQQVAADMGYTPIKAGVPAPKGLKSISEIKSMVYDISILKSHREADKAKFSDMFQ